The Candidatus Methanomethylicota archaeon nucleotide sequence TACGCTTTTGACGTTTTCATTCGAAAGATATTCCCAAATTGCGTCATTCAATTTGTAGAGGGAGTCGCATAGTCCATTTTCTAGATGACCCCAAATTGTATAGTCTTCCCTCGCTTTTTCTTCGGTAACGTTTGGTTCAAAGGTCTTTTTTAATCCGAGGAATTCTTTGAGTTGATCGAAGTTGGCTTTGAGTTTTGGGTATGCTGTTATCATGTATCTGAATGGTAGGGTTTTTGTGCTGAGTGCGAAGAAGGTGTAGTAGTTGTGATTGGCACTCACTTGAAGACATTCGACATATATTGCCTTAATGGTCTCTAATAGTTTTTCAGGCTTCTGAAGCATCTCTTCAATTTCACTTTCCAAGACCTCTTTAGGTTCAACTCCGACAAGTTTGGCTATGCGTAAGGATATCTCGTTTAACTTATTTAAAAATTCGAGGAATTGCGTATTTTCTATTTTCACATCAACATAGTCGGAAGCCCTTAATCCCTCTTCCATTTCCAAGGTTACCCATTGCTTGGGGTTTACGTATATTCCAAATGTAAGCTTAACCAGCTTTGCTAAGCTGTTTTCTTTGTATTCGCCATCCTCTTTAATTCCACCAAGCATAAACTGTAAAAGCTCACTTCGCTCCCTTACCACTTCAGATAGAGTGGCTCCACCACTTTTTTCAATGATCTTTAAAATGAAGTTTCTTAATTTTAATAATGTTGATGTTAAATGATGTAAGGGCAGTATATGATTCTCAATGAAATGTTTCCATGCTTCTGTATTCCAGTATTCGAAGCCTTGTATTTCATCATAGCTTTGCATAATACCCACCTCACTCCTGAGATATTATAATATGTCCATCGCTAACATAGGTTATTTTCGCTAAACCTGTAAATAGATATGGAGAAACTTCATCTATCATCTGCATGATCGTTAGATTAGTTTCACCAACTTTAGATATATCTTCTGCTGCCATAATTCTTCCATAGTAAATGTGTGAATAGATCTTGCCTGTCAACCTATCTTTAACTCTACTTACATATTCTTCTTTTAAATCTGGGAAAACGTTGAAATACTCAGCAAATATTTTCTCTAAATCTGTAGGTGAATGATAGCCTTTAGCTAGATGTCTCCATATGACTTCATTTAATGCACATATGGATCCTCCAAAGGATTTACACTGACTGTACTCAGGTCCGCGCACATTTCCTCCACCTAATCTATCTAACTCAGCATTATATTCAGGCCAGCACCAGATCGTGTAATCCTCATAAAGCTTTGAACCTTCAGGAAATGGGCTTTTCCATTTAAACCGTGTTAAGCCAAATTCCCTTTGTAAGAAATCAAGAATTCCGTCTATTCTTGGATAAGCCTCCTTCATGAATCTGTAGGGTATTTGTTTTATAGACCATAGGAAAAATGTGCTGTAATTATAGTTTACTGAAATGTTTAAAGCAGATTGATAGAAATTCTTAATTAACTCTTTAAGTTCATTAGCATTCTCTTTTAATTTATCGTAATCTATTTTGGGTTCTGTAGCTTCGACCAATGTTTGACATTGAATTGCTTTATTAGACCATTTTAATACTTCATCAACGAAACGGATAAAGGCTGTTTCTTCAACGATAACTTTAGGTTGTATTCCAGCAGCTTCTCCTCCAAGCAACCAAGATTTTAGGTTGCTGAGTTTTAAACCAAAGAATCTATCATAAAATTTAGCTAAGCTGTTTTTCTTGTAAATGTCCTCCCTACCTGGGACGACTCCTCCTAATAAAAGTGGTAAATCCCTTTGAGATACATCACTAAGCAAGACGTTCTGAAATTCCCTCTTCAAACACTCAAAAAATTCCTTAAGGATTAATGCATTTTTCCAAACAGGAATTACATAGTTTTCTATATAACTCTTCCATGCATCTTTACTAGCATAATCTATGAAGTTTTCAACAGAATCATAATTGCTCATGCTGCCCACCTCTACCATATGGCTCAATATTTATTGATGATTAATTCTCTACACTCTAATCTAATTATTAGATTTTAATTAATCATAACAATCCCTATTCTTTTTCACTTTCGCTCTTTTCCCGCTCTTCCCGAGTTTTTATGATGGCATTTTTGATCTTCATAATTAATTCTCCTAAATCTGCTCGAGAGCCGTCAGGTAAACTCTCTATTTCTAAAGCATAGGCAAGAATGTAGGGGTTTAATCTGTACTCTCCAGCACCTAGCCTTTCGTATAATCCCAATGCGCTAAGTTGACGTAGTATCTGGCTAACTCTTTGCTTACTCTTATCATGATCTTGAACTGTTATATTCAGAGCCTCAGCTACTTTTTCATATTCGCTACTCCTTATTACAAAGTAACCATTTTCTAGAAGTTTAACAAACCTCTCATGCCATAATGTTCTGGGGGCTATAA carries:
- a CDS encoding coiled-coil domain-containing protein; translated protein: MQSYDEIQGFEYWNTEAWKHFIENHILPLHHLTSTLLKLRNFILKIIEKSGGATLSEVVRERSELLQFMLGGIKEDGEYKENSLAKLVKLTFGIYVNPKQWVTLEMEEGLRASDYVDVKIENTQFLEFLNKLNEISLRIAKLVGVEPKEVLESEIEEMLQKPEKLLETIKAIYVECLQVSANHNYYTFFALSTKTLPFRYMITAYPKLKANFDQLKEFLGLKKTFEPNVTEEKAREDYTIWGHLENGLCDSLYKLNDAIWEYLSNENVKSVLSYITSSFRNLKQEYIQKVQRKLEEIRWSFPKYIALSHRPDHYATYTISGPMLTSMEWYNSRTWKGEYREVSECNISLLKLLDDLSPALFLGSNLLFELHIFNDKLEIEGKS